A DNA window from Undibacterium sp. YM2 contains the following coding sequences:
- a CDS encoding LysR substrate-binding domain-containing protein: MNRKPWLTWHSTGCWVLLPPSLNTWPLPKLDGVKDEGYVIDPVVSASNGETLRHLAVQGAGIVCLSDFLTMADRAHGRLKPVLADISLPWMQPVWAVFYKQEAIPPRVAALLDFLMTRLPLDRV; this comes from the coding sequence GTGAACCGCAAACCGTGGCTGACCTGGCACAGCACAGGTTGCTGGGTTTTACTGCCCCCCAGCCTTAATACCTGGCCGCTGCCCAAGTTGGATGGCGTCAAAGATGAGGGCTATGTCATAGACCCTGTAGTCAGTGCCAGCAATGGCGAAACCCTGCGCCACCTGGCCGTGCAGGGCGCTGGCATCGTCTGTCTGTCCGACTTCCTGACCATGGCCGACCGCGCCCACGGCAGGCTCAAACCCGTGCTGGCCGATATCAGCCTGCCCTGGATGCAGCCAGTCTGGGCGGTATTCTATAAACAGGAAGCCATACCCCCACGCGTGGCAGCCTTGCTGGATTTTTTGATGACGAGATTGCCGCTGGACAGGGTGTGA
- a CDS encoding DUF4124 domain-containing protein, which yields MKKTFLACLSFLVFAWPSLSQAEVRKCVTPSGETIFTDQPCNAKIGSNATEVKNDATLRKITAMQKDRDTGKSCWVLEHRYSQCDVSVDRTLMTNFKENCTIPRNQFIKDRANDNVSTSYRTYRERREYRESSQEVDDLEYSHRDTRKSRAVLQCEVLEKDMWAYLKQNFNDKVPPQDAKNIEVKLMGLPDPERSSSSYNRRR from the coding sequence ATGAAAAAAACATTTCTGGCCTGTTTGTCTTTCCTGGTTTTTGCCTGGCCCAGCCTGTCGCAGGCCGAGGTGCGCAAGTGTGTGACGCCTTCCGGTGAAACGATATTTACCGACCAACCCTGCAATGCCAAGATAGGCAGCAACGCGACCGAAGTCAAAAACGACGCCACACTGCGCAAGATCACGGCCATGCAAAAAGACCGCGATACCGGCAAAAGCTGCTGGGTGCTGGAGCACAGGTATAGTCAATGCGATGTCAGCGTAGACCGCACCCTGATGACCAACTTCAAGGAAAACTGCACCATACCGAGAAACCAGTTCATCAAAGACCGCGCCAACGACAACGTCAGCACCAGCTATAGAACTTACAGGGAGCGTCGCGAATACAGAGAGTCATCGCAAGAAGTCGATGATCTCGAATATAGCCACAGGGATACCCGCAAAAGTCGCGCTGTCTTGCAATGTGAGGTGCTGGAAAAAGATATGTGGGCTTACCTGAAGCAAAACTTCAACGACAAAGTGCCACCGCAAGACGCCAAGAATATCGAAGTCAAATTAATGGGTTTGCCTGATCCTGAAAGAAGCAGCAGTTCTTATAATAGAAGAAGATAA
- a CDS encoding alpha/beta fold hydrolase: protein MSDQGIRAGGKRRLVLAVATLAVAGVQFMLPATTLAQSVSAVPGIAAKASQALPSQTLPSFTAIKQVNAGDLNVGYVEEGPANGQVVILLHGWPYDINSFVDVVPMLTKAGYRVIVPHLRGYGTTRFLDPNALRNGEPAALASDVVALMDALKIDKAVLAGYDWGARTAGIVAALWPERVKALVAVSGYLIGSQEAGKQALPPKAELQWWYQFYFATERGRAGYDKNRHDFAKLIWQTASPQWRFDDATFDRSAVALDNPDHVAITVHNYRWRLGLANGEAKYEALEAKLASFPAITVPSITMEGDANGAPHPDPATYAKRFTGKYRHVLISGGIGHNLPQEAPRAFADAVISADHL from the coding sequence CTGAGCGATCAGGGCATTCGCGCAGGCGGCAAGCGCCGCCTTGTTCTTGCCGTCGCCACACTGGCTGTGGCCGGTGTGCAATTCATGCTGCCAGCAACAACCCTGGCACAGTCCGTCAGCGCGGTACCGGGTATCGCTGCAAAGGCCAGCCAGGCCTTGCCCAGCCAGACTTTGCCTAGTTTCACTGCCATCAAGCAAGTCAATGCCGGTGATCTCAATGTCGGTTATGTCGAAGAAGGTCCGGCAAATGGCCAGGTAGTGATTTTGCTGCACGGTTGGCCTTACGACATCAACAGCTTTGTTGATGTCGTGCCTATGCTGACCAAGGCAGGTTATCGCGTCATCGTCCCGCATCTGCGTGGCTATGGCACGACCCGCTTTCTCGACCCCAATGCCTTACGCAATGGTGAGCCAGCGGCGCTCGCCTCTGATGTCGTGGCATTGATGGATGCGCTGAAGATAGACAAAGCTGTGCTTGCCGGTTATGACTGGGGTGCGCGCACGGCAGGTATTGTTGCTGCGCTGTGGCCTGAGCGCGTCAAGGCGCTGGTTGCTGTCAGCGGTTATCTGATCGGCAGCCAGGAGGCGGGCAAGCAAGCCTTGCCACCCAAGGCCGAGCTGCAATGGTGGTATCAGTTCTATTTCGCCACCGAGCGTGGCCGCGCAGGTTACGACAAGAACCGCCACGATTTCGCCAAGCTGATCTGGCAAACCGCATCACCACAATGGCGCTTTGACGATGCCACTTTTGACCGCAGCGCCGTGGCACTGGACAACCCTGACCATGTCGCTATCACTGTCCACAATTATCGCTGGCGCCTGGGTCTGGCGAATGGCGAAGCGAAATATGAAGCGCTGGAAGCAAAACTCGCCAGCTTCCCTGCCATCACGGTACCAAGCATCACGATGGAAGGCGATGCCAATGGTGCACCTCACCCTGATCCTGCCACTTATGCAAAACGCTTTACCGGCAAATACAGGCATGTGCTGATCAGCGGTGGTATAGGCCACAACCTGCCACAAGAGGCACCTCGCGCCTTTGCTGATGCTGTGATCAGCGCTGACCATCTGTAA
- a CDS encoding MFS transporter, with protein sequence MRLLLRLLSQLPRRFSASLRIFTNAPLATAVGLFLCFFVGFADGVLVPFFALWAEKEAGISASHIGLLLACYSGGELLATPLVGGIADRVGRRPVLLISTAGVGMGFAILYFTHGVWASALVLILIGAFESVLHPTISAVIADAIPAEQHRYYFSIARVMSSAGRVAGPAVGSVLALFSLGAVFLGSALATLISTLIIALWLPETLTKDSIPDDEDESLIGILPAFRDARLAGLLLWSMCLQISAGWLSSVLPLYAVDAGTLTPSQIGLLFTYAAVLTVLFQLKISAVLAHVSNFRMVIASGCVLVGAFICLLFSSSLTALVLGLSLLSLSQMLFGPLLPTLIMELAPAHARATYMAAASVAADLKDTVGPAAGTSLYAIAVRLPWMVGIPVAVCATLALAFNVRRCGRRTAS encoded by the coding sequence ATGCGATTACTATTACGACTGCTGTCTCAGCTCCCCCGCAGGTTCTCTGCTTCTCTCCGCATTTTCACGAATGCGCCTCTTGCCACTGCTGTTGGCCTTTTCCTTTGTTTTTTTGTCGGCTTTGCTGATGGTGTACTCGTGCCGTTTTTTGCCCTTTGGGCAGAAAAAGAGGCAGGCATTTCTGCCAGCCACATAGGCTTGCTGCTGGCTTGCTATTCTGGCGGTGAATTGCTGGCCACGCCTTTGGTTGGCGGCATTGCCGACCGTGTCGGGCGCCGCCCGGTCTTGCTGATCTCCACTGCGGGTGTGGGGATGGGCTTTGCGATACTCTACTTTACCCATGGTGTATGGGCATCTGCCCTGGTGCTGATCTTGATAGGGGCGTTTGAAAGCGTCTTGCACCCCACTATCTCTGCCGTCATTGCCGATGCCATACCGGCTGAGCAGCATCGCTATTACTTTTCCATCGCACGCGTCATGTCGAGTGCAGGCCGCGTGGCTGGCCCGGCAGTGGGCTCTGTGCTGGCGCTGTTTTCGCTGGGTGCCGTGTTCCTCGGGTCTGCGTTGGCGACACTCATCAGTACGCTGATCATTGCGCTGTGGCTGCCAGAGACACTGACAAAAGATTCCATTCCCGATGATGAGGATGAAAGTTTGATCGGCATCCTGCCCGCCTTCCGGGATGCGCGTCTCGCGGGTTTGCTGCTGTGGTCCATGTGTTTGCAGATATCGGCGGGCTGGTTAAGTTCAGTCTTGCCATTGTATGCGGTAGATGCAGGCACCCTGACACCTTCGCAGATAGGTTTGCTGTTTACTTATGCGGCGGTACTGACGGTGCTGTTCCAGTTGAAGATCAGCGCTGTTCTCGCGCATGTGTCTAATTTCAGGATGGTGATTGCCAGCGGCTGCGTGCTGGTGGGCGCTTTTATCTGCCTGCTGTTTTCATCCAGCCTGACGGCGCTGGTGCTGGGTCTGAGCTTGCTGTCGCTGTCGCAAATGCTGTTTGGCCCTTTGCTGCCTACCCTGATCATGGAGCTGGCACCTGCGCATGCGCGGGCTACCTATATGGCAGCCGCATCGGTAGCGGCAGACTTGAAAGATACCGTAGGCCCGGCAGCGGGCACATCCCTGTATGCAATTGCCGTACGCCTGCCATGGATGGTGGGGATACCTGTTGCGGTATGCGCGACGCTGGCGCTGGCGTTTAATGTCAGGCGGTGTGGGCGAAGGACGGCCTCGTAG
- a CDS encoding siderophore-interacting protein: MTTNTKHHIERLHWEKRRRTLRVTSVIRLTPNMQRITFQSDDLHDFASLAHDDHVKILLPVAGEADSFVTREYTPRYFDTQARTLVLDFALHQHGPANAWAMQAKPGDTLIVSGPGKSMVVADDFDWYLLIGDATALPAITRRLEQLRAGAHVTSIVMLADAADQQACVTAASWQTQWLIRDRNTGNDEQALLTAAAAYTFPPGDGYIWIAAERQVARALRTYLVEQRGQPEAWIKSSSYWTRED; the protein is encoded by the coding sequence ATGACCACAAATACCAAACACCACATCGAACGCCTGCACTGGGAAAAACGCCGCAGAACCCTGCGCGTCACCAGCGTCATACGTTTGACACCAAATATGCAGCGCATCACTTTTCAATCAGATGATCTGCATGATTTTGCCAGCCTCGCGCATGATGATCACGTCAAGATCTTGCTGCCAGTTGCCGGTGAAGCAGACAGCTTTGTTACACGCGAATATACGCCGCGATATTTCGACACACAGGCGCGCACGCTGGTGCTGGACTTTGCGTTGCATCAGCATGGGCCAGCCAATGCATGGGCGATGCAGGCAAAACCCGGCGACACACTGATCGTCAGCGGGCCGGGTAAATCCATGGTCGTGGCAGACGACTTTGACTGGTATCTGCTCATCGGCGATGCCACTGCCCTGCCTGCAATCACACGACGCCTTGAACAATTGCGCGCAGGCGCGCATGTCACCAGCATCGTCATGCTTGCAGATGCGGCAGATCAACAGGCTTGTGTGACAGCGGCCAGTTGGCAGACGCAATGGCTGATACGTGATCGCAATACAGGCAATGATGAACAGGCTTTGCTGACAGCAGCCGCTGCTTATACTTTTCCGCCTGGCGATGGTTACATCTGGATAGCTGCCGAAAGACAGGTTGCGCGGGCATTGCGTACTTATCTGGTAGAACAGCGCGGGCAGCCAGAAGCATGGATAAAGTCGTCAAGTTACTGGACACGCGAAGACTGA
- a CDS encoding thioredoxin family protein: MLLFIKSLFQQGHHRCLAGAALVMLALGITMFSNRSAADEARDKTRQAQQALGSARASDLPVLGQMPALTGASAWLNSAPLDMTQLRGKVVLVDFWNYSCINCIRTLPHVRAWAEKYRDQGLVVIGVHTPDFDFEKDSTNIQKAISRFKIDYPVAVDSEHRIWKAFRNNAWPVFYFVDAQGQIRARIAGEGNYDKAENIIQSLLAEAGNSRARPAMAQPMPSTALKLAASAEQAGPDMANLRSGETYVGYAQASNFISRSGLKKDAAHDYASYAENMPQLNEWSLAGNWTVGAERANLNQVGGSIVYRFKARDLHLVLGPRADGMPVRFQVRIDGDAPGADHGSDTDAEGNGIISDARLYQLVRQSGKVREATFEIRFLDAGAGAFAFTFG, translated from the coding sequence ATGCTGCTTTTCATCAAATCTCTGTTTCAACAAGGCCATCATCGCTGCCTGGCTGGTGCTGCGCTCGTCATGCTTGCTCTTGGTATTACTATGTTCAGCAACAGGTCTGCCGCTGACGAGGCCAGGGATAAAACCCGACAAGCTCAGCAAGCCCTGGGTAGTGCACGCGCCAGCGATTTGCCTGTGCTGGGGCAAATGCCTGCCTTGACAGGTGCATCGGCCTGGTTGAATTCTGCACCGCTGGATATGACGCAGTTGCGCGGCAAGGTGGTGCTGGTTGATTTCTGGAATTATTCCTGTATCAACTGCATACGCACCTTGCCGCATGTGCGTGCCTGGGCAGAGAAATACCGTGACCAGGGTCTGGTCGTGATAGGTGTACACACACCCGACTTTGATTTTGAAAAAGACAGCACGAATATCCAGAAAGCGATCAGCCGCTTCAAGATTGATTATCCGGTCGCAGTGGATAGCGAGCATCGCATCTGGAAGGCGTTTCGCAACAATGCCTGGCCAGTCTTTTATTTCGTTGATGCGCAAGGTCAGATCAGGGCACGCATTGCCGGTGAAGGCAATTACGACAAGGCCGAGAACATCATCCAGTCTTTACTTGCGGAAGCGGGCAATTCCAGGGCCAGACCTGCAATGGCGCAGCCTATGCCATCGACAGCTTTAAAACTGGCGGCCAGTGCCGAACAGGCGGGGCCGGATATGGCCAACCTGCGTTCAGGCGAAACCTATGTTGGTTATGCCCAGGCATCAAACTTTATCTCGCGCAGTGGTTTGAAAAAAGATGCGGCCCATGACTACGCCAGCTACGCCGAGAACATGCCGCAACTCAATGAATGGAGCCTGGCAGGCAACTGGACGGTGGGTGCAGAACGTGCCAACCTCAACCAGGTAGGCGGCAGCATAGTGTATCGCTTTAAAGCTCGTGACCTGCACCTGGTGCTGGGCCCACGCGCCGATGGCATGCCTGTGCGTTTTCAGGTCAGGATAGATGGCGATGCACCCGGTGCGGACCATGGTTCAGATACCGATGCAGAAGGCAATGGCATCATCAGCGATGCCCGCCTTTACCAGTTGGTGCGCCAGTCTGGCAAGGTCAGGGAAGCCACGTTTGAAATCCGCTTTCTCGATGCCGGGGCAGGTGCGTTTGCCTTCACATTTGGCTGA
- a CDS encoding di-heme oxidoredictase family protein, whose product MTAICLASSLLCLQLAGCGGSSNADSAQNGAGATPMAAPPQAAPAEAALTPVTATASSVERGDLSALAAIDHNDNTRWSSGFTDDQYLTLDFGKTETITRVRIQWENAHATQYLLQVSDNNSDWTTIKTVDNSQGGVEDLTDLNGKGRYLRVKGIKRSTQYGYSIIEIQAFSGTAVTQPGTDPTQPGQPSQPGNPGQIDLSKPGVAVKPVAATSSAVENQAMSAAMAIDGKANTRWGSTSEDGAWIQFDFGSKTPVGYMKLVWENAYGKEYALRVSDDGQTWTQLRYVSGGKGGTEEFFNLGANARYIRLQGVARATQYGYSLFEVEFKSPGSDNTLPDAATTALKFPASGSGWAPLPAAAEPLESLQFTLPDGTLVTRFGARGLARHGRERGEEWNEIGYGPNETVDAVTGLPVDKGPGNYLTFVPQYFKNRTWGFEIIDNSRVAGVTKPTLTVNQYNTVDFLPGGVAFFRGFDRVGVTGYGWMNPGELVDRNVAICKPVPYPANNKLSSPDGVNGACTLRVKDYPGHSDLDANGFPNGKNIPARPLVVGDIIEVSPSMFSTPEGMAAKGDNGGVRYYSAEWIYVVGSGLKPWYGVQPRLNSVPLPEDTLSGGQGSVSYNYSDNGLFMFQQPHNNAGMQNIQRFVEGRRLVHTNFTTGDHNENGNDRYQQAVGLQGPRFNQSACIACHVNNGRSPAPTAINQRLDSMSVRVAATNAAGQQLPHPQYGTVVQMNAFSSSGVPQNWGTNVNVAGFETRTTKLADGTTVELRKPTLAFEGAVPTVYSLRAAQPMIGMGLLEAIPETDILSRVRSAPDADGVVGIANYVFEPETGAVRVGRFGWKASKASLRHQTAAALLQDMAVTSPSYPNRSCTTDPAGCAAAPAQKGITEADLQSITRYLGLVAVPAQRSIASGFPKGVAPMDEHVVNPQQVSAGAKVFQNMRCSACHTVEMKTGNGHLLAELRNQTIKPYTDLLLHDMGTGLADKLVEGQAQGNMWRTSPLWGIGYTEKVMGNNSKVGYLHDGRARNLTEAILWHGGEADKARQRFEGLSKADRDAVLAFLKSL is encoded by the coding sequence ATGACGGCCATCTGCCTGGCCTCATCGCTATTATGTTTACAACTGGCAGGCTGTGGTGGGTCCAGCAATGCTGATTCTGCACAGAACGGCGCGGGCGCGACGCCTATGGCTGCGCCACCGCAAGCTGCACCGGCAGAAGCCGCGCTGACACCTGTGACGGCGACTGCCAGTTCTGTTGAACGTGGCGACCTCTCTGCGCTGGCGGCGATAGACCATAACGACAATACGCGATGGAGCAGCGGCTTCACGGATGACCAGTATCTGACCCTGGACTTTGGCAAGACAGAGACCATTACCCGCGTGCGCATACAATGGGAAAACGCCCATGCCACGCAATATCTGTTGCAGGTGTCTGACAATAATAGTGACTGGACGACGATCAAGACCGTCGATAACAGCCAGGGTGGTGTCGAGGACCTGACGGACCTGAATGGCAAGGGCCGCTACCTGCGCGTGAAAGGTATCAAGCGTTCTACCCAGTATGGTTATTCCATCATAGAGATACAAGCTTTCTCAGGCACAGCGGTTACACAACCGGGCACAGATCCAACCCAGCCTGGCCAGCCCAGCCAACCCGGCAACCCTGGGCAGATCGATTTGAGCAAACCTGGTGTTGCCGTCAAGCCTGTCGCAGCGACTTCTTCTGCAGTAGAAAACCAGGCCATGTCAGCCGCCATGGCAATCGATGGCAAAGCCAATACGCGCTGGGGCAGCACCTCAGAAGACGGTGCATGGATACAGTTTGACTTTGGCAGCAAGACACCCGTTGGCTATATGAAGCTGGTATGGGAAAACGCCTATGGCAAGGAATATGCACTGCGCGTATCCGACGATGGCCAGACCTGGACGCAACTGCGTTATGTCAGTGGTGGCAAAGGCGGTACGGAAGAATTCTTTAACCTCGGTGCGAATGCCCGCTACATACGCCTGCAAGGCGTGGCCCGCGCTACCCAGTATGGTTACTCGCTGTTTGAAGTTGAATTCAAGTCACCAGGCAGCGACAACACCCTGCCAGATGCAGCGACCACCGCCTTGAAATTTCCAGCCAGCGGCAGCGGCTGGGCACCTTTGCCTGCCGCCGCAGAACCGCTGGAAAGCCTGCAATTTACCCTGCCTGACGGCACCCTGGTCACGCGCTTTGGTGCACGCGGCCTGGCACGTCATGGCCGTGAACGTGGTGAAGAGTGGAATGAAATTGGCTACGGCCCAAATGAAACTGTCGATGCTGTCACCGGCCTGCCAGTTGATAAGGGCCCGGGTAATTACCTGACCTTTGTACCGCAATACTTCAAGAACCGCACCTGGGGTTTTGAGATCATTGACAATAGCCGCGTGGCTGGTGTGACCAAGCCAACACTGACCGTCAATCAATACAATACCGTCGATTTCTTGCCGGGTGGCGTGGCCTTCTTCCGTGGTTTTGACCGCGTTGGCGTGACCGGTTATGGCTGGATGAATCCGGGTGAACTGGTCGATCGCAATGTCGCCATCTGCAAACCTGTACCCTACCCTGCCAACAACAAACTCAGCAGCCCTGATGGCGTAAATGGTGCCTGTACCTTGCGCGTGAAAGATTATCCTGGGCATAGCGACCTCGATGCAAACGGCTTCCCGAATGGCAAGAACATCCCGGCACGTCCACTCGTCGTGGGTGACATCATTGAAGTCTCGCCATCGATGTTCTCCACGCCTGAAGGTATGGCTGCCAAGGGTGACAATGGCGGTGTACGTTATTACTCAGCCGAATGGATTTATGTGGTCGGCTCTGGTCTCAAGCCATGGTATGGCGTGCAGCCACGCTTGAACTCGGTGCCTCTGCCGGAGGATACTTTGTCGGGTGGCCAGGGTTCGGTCTCCTACAATTATTCTGACAATGGTCTGTTCATGTTCCAGCAGCCACACAATAATGCGGGTATGCAAAACATACAGCGCTTTGTTGAAGGTCGCCGCCTGGTGCATACCAACTTTACGACCGGTGACCATAATGAGAATGGTAATGACCGTTACCAGCAAGCCGTAGGTTTGCAGGGGCCGCGTTTCAACCAGTCTGCCTGTATTGCCTGCCACGTCAATAATGGCCGCAGCCCTGCGCCTACCGCCATCAACCAGCGTTTGGACAGCATGTCGGTGCGCGTAGCAGCCACCAATGCAGCAGGCCAGCAATTGCCGCATCCGCAATATGGCACGGTAGTACAGATGAATGCCTTCTCCAGCAGTGGCGTGCCGCAAAACTGGGGTACCAATGTCAACGTCGCCGGATTTGAAACCCGCACGACCAAGCTGGCCGATGGCACCACGGTAGAATTGCGCAAACCGACACTGGCATTTGAAGGTGCCGTACCAACCGTGTATTCGCTGCGCGCTGCACAGCCTATGATAGGCATGGGTTTGCTCGAAGCCATACCTGAAACAGACATCCTGTCCCGCGTGCGCTCTGCACCCGATGCTGATGGTGTCGTCGGTATTGCCAACTATGTGTTTGAACCAGAGACCGGTGCAGTACGCGTAGGCCGCTTTGGCTGGAAGGCATCCAAGGCAAGCCTGCGTCATCAGACTGCGGCTGCGCTGTTGCAAGACATGGCCGTCACTTCACCAAGCTACCCTAACCGTAGCTGTACAACGGACCCGGCTGGCTGTGCTGCTGCACCTGCGCAAAAAGGTATCACCGAAGCTGACCTGCAATCCATCACCCGCTACCTGGGTCTGGTGGCCGTGCCTGCACAACGCAGCATTGCCAGTGGCTTCCCCAAAGGTGTCGCACCTATGGATGAGCATGTCGTCAATCCTCAACAAGTCAGTGCCGGTGCCAAGGTGTTCCAGAACATGCGTTGTTCAGCATGTCACACGGTAGAGATGAAAACTGGTAATGGCCATTTGCTGGCTGAATTGCGCAACCAGACCATCAAGCCATACACAGACTTGCTGCTGCATGACATGGGCACAGGTCTGGCCGACAAGCTGGTAGAAGGCCAGGCCCAGGGCAATATGTGGCGCACTTCGCCACTGTGGGGCATAGGCTATACAGAGAAAGTCATGGGCAATAACAGCAAGGTCGGCTACCTGCACGATGGCCGCGCCCGCAACCTGACCGAAGCCATACTCTGGCACGGTGGTGAAGCAGACAAGGCACGCCAGCGTTTTGAAGGCTTGTCTAAAGCAGACCGCGATGCAGTACTGGCTTTCCTGAAGTCTTTGTAA
- a CDS encoding organic hydroperoxide resistance protein, with the protein MSKIETVLYTGKTHTSGGRDGEAKSDDGRLDIKLSPPGSHGTGTNPEQLFAAGWSACFIGAMGRAAKEKNIVLPAGTAVDAEVDLGTGDGGFFLQARLKVSLPGLPGDVGQELIAAAHQICPYSKMSRGNIDVSVTLA; encoded by the coding sequence ATGAGCAAGATAGAAACCGTACTCTATACAGGCAAAACCCACACTAGCGGTGGCCGCGATGGCGAAGCAAAAAGCGACGATGGTCGTCTCGATATCAAATTATCGCCACCTGGCAGCCATGGCACGGGCACTAATCCTGAGCAGCTTTTTGCGGCAGGCTGGTCAGCCTGTTTCATCGGTGCGATGGGCCGGGCAGCGAAAGAAAAAAATATCGTACTGCCTGCGGGCACTGCGGTTGATGCCGAGGTCGATCTGGGTACCGGGGATGGTGGCTTTTTCTTGCAGGCACGCCTCAAGGTGAGTCTGCCGGGTTTGCCTGGCGATGTGGGGCAGGAGCTGATCGCGGCGGCCCATCAGATTTGCCCTTACTCCAAGATGAGCCGCGGCAATATCGACGTGAGTGTCACGCTGGCCTGA
- a CDS encoding MFS transporter has translation MPLALWALTLSAFAIGTTEFVIVGLIPTIASSLAVSVPSAGLLVSLYALGVAVGAPVLTALTGRVPRKQLLLGLMALFTIGNLVAWMAPNYASLMAARVLTGLAHGVFFSIGSTIATGLVAKDKAASAIALMFSGLTVALVTGVPLGTFIGQHLGWQATFLAVSALGVIAFIGCAILIPSTIASSKSASLLTQMAVLKKPRLLLVYAMTALGYGGSFIAFTYLAPILQDISGFSANAVGLVMLVYGVSVTFGNIWGGKLADKKGPVAALQIVFALLALVLLVLTFTAHNKWLALLTVLAWGAVAFGNVPGLQVYVVQRAEQDAPQAIDVASGLNIAAFNVGIAFGAWAGGLIVSHIGLMHTPWIGALVVVGAWGLTTLAGKLDKADGIDFATGQTRVLAMH, from the coding sequence ATGCCCTTAGCCTTGTGGGCGCTGACACTCAGCGCCTTTGCCATCGGTACGACAGAATTTGTGATTGTCGGCCTTATCCCTACCATCGCCAGCAGCCTGGCGGTGTCTGTTCCTTCTGCCGGTTTGCTGGTCAGCCTGTATGCGCTGGGCGTGGCTGTCGGTGCGCCCGTATTGACAGCACTGACTGGCCGGGTGCCGCGCAAGCAGTTATTGCTGGGCCTGATGGCCTTGTTCACGATTGGTAACCTGGTGGCGTGGATGGCACCCAACTATGCCTCGCTGATGGCGGCACGGGTCTTGACTGGCCTCGCGCATGGGGTGTTCTTTTCGATAGGTTCGACGATAGCCACTGGCCTGGTCGCCAAAGACAAGGCCGCCAGCGCCATTGCGCTGATGTTCAGCGGCCTGACGGTGGCGCTGGTGACGGGCGTGCCACTGGGAACCTTCATCGGCCAGCACCTGGGCTGGCAGGCGACGTTTTTGGCAGTGTCGGCACTGGGCGTGATTGCGTTTATTGGTTGTGCGATCCTGATCCCCTCGACGATTGCCAGCAGCAAGTCAGCCTCTTTATTGACGCAAATGGCGGTACTCAAAAAACCGCGCCTCTTGCTAGTGTATGCGATGACGGCGCTGGGTTATGGCGGCAGCTTTATCGCCTTCACTTACCTGGCACCGATACTGCAAGACATCAGCGGTTTTAGTGCCAATGCGGTGGGCCTGGTGATGCTGGTGTATGGTGTCTCGGTGACCTTTGGCAATATCTGGGGTGGCAAACTCGCCGATAAAAAAGGCCCGGTCGCAGCATTGCAAATCGTGTTCGCCTTACTTGCCCTGGTCTTGCTGGTGCTGACTTTTACTGCACACAATAAATGGCTGGCCTTGCTGACAGTATTGGCCTGGGGCGCGGTAGCCTTTGGTAATGTGCCGGGTTTGCAGGTGTATGTGGTGCAGCGGGCTGAACAGGATGCGCCGCAGGCTATCGACGTCGCATCTGGCTTGAATATCGCTGCCTTCAATGTCGGTATCGCCTTTGGTGCCTGGGCGGGTGGCTTGATCGTCAGCCACATCGGTTTGATGCACACACCCTGGATAGGTGCGCTGGTTGTGGTAGGTGCCTGGGGTCTGACAACGCTGGCAGGCAAGCTGGACAAGGCGGATGGGATAGATTTCGCCACAGGACAAACAAGGGTACTTGCGATGCATTGA
- a CDS encoding LysR family transcriptional regulator yields MLSLETMKALVAVADTGSFSAAAERLGQTPSGISRSISRLEAQLGMTLMTRTTRKLEITEEGHWLLQRAKKILCDIDDTEEQLTARLSQPSGLVRVNAATPTLDHLLAPLVADFLDAYPLIKLELVSGETFVDLIEERADLAIRIGHLTDSSLHARRLGSSRIRPVAAPHYLARHGEPQTVADLAQHRLLGFTAPQP; encoded by the coding sequence ATGCTAAGCCTGGAAACCATGAAAGCCCTGGTCGCAGTGGCCGATACCGGCTCATTCTCAGCCGCTGCCGAGCGCCTGGGGCAAACGCCATCCGGCATCAGCCGCAGCATTTCTCGCCTGGAAGCGCAGCTCGGCATGACCCTGATGACGCGCACCACCCGCAAGCTGGAGATAACAGAAGAAGGCCACTGGCTCTTGCAAAGGGCCAAGAAGATACTCTGTGATATTGATGACACCGAAGAACAACTGACAGCACGCCTGTCACAACCATCCGGCCTGGTGCGGGTGAACGCCGCCACCCCCACGCTGGATCATTTGCTTGCCCCGCTGGTAGCCGATTTTCTCGATGCCTATCCCCTTATCAAGCTCGAACTGGTCAGTGGTGAAACCTTTGTCGATCTCATCGAAGAGCGCGCCGACCTGGCCATACGCATAGGCCATTTGACTGACTCCAGCCTGCACGCACGCCGCTTGGGCAGCAGCCGCATCCGCCCGGTCGCTGCACCGCACTACCTCGCACGTCACGGTGAACCGCAAACCGTGGCTGACCTGGCACAGCACAGGTTGCTGGGTTTTACTGCCCCCCAGCCTTAA